The genomic stretch CGGCGCCGTGGTGGGCGGGGTGATTTATCGCTGGCTGGGCCATGACGATAGCTGACTCACACCTTTTCTTTGCAGGAGCGAGCCTGCTCGCGATAGCGGTTTGCCAATCACTATCGTTGACCACTGATCCACCGCCATCGCGGGCAGGCTCGCTCCTACAAGGGATCTGTCAGGCCTGGCGGTAGGGCAAGGCGGCCCGCGCCTCTTCGGCGTAGGCCAGCACCCCGGCGCGTTCCTGGCGCAGGAAGTCCTTCACGGCCGCCTTCAGGCCGGGGTGGCGCAGGTAGTGCCAGGAGCGGGTGATCACCGGCTCGAATCCGCGAATCAGCTTGTGCTCGCCCTGGGCGCCGGCATCGAAGCGCTGAAAGCCCTCGGCGATGGCGTAGTCCATGCCCTGGTAGAAACAGGTCTCGAAATGCAGGCGATCGAACTCCGCCAGGCAACCCCAGTAACGGCCATAGAAGCTGTCGCCACCGACCAGGCTGAAGGCCATCGCCACCGGCCTTGAACCCTGTTTGGCCAGCACCACGCGGATGGCCTCGGGCATGCGTTCGGCCAGCAGGCTGAAGAACGCCCGGGTCAGGTACGGTGCTTGCCGCCGCACGGCGTAGGTGTTGGCGTAACAGGCGTAGACGAAATCCCATTGCGCCTCGTCCAACTCCCGCCCCTCCAGCCATTGGAAGCTGAAGCCCTGCCCCGCCACCTGCTCGCGCTCCTTGCGCATCTGCTTGCGCTTGCGCGAACTGAGCCCGTCGAGAAAGTCCTGGAAATCCCGGTAGCCGCGGTTCTGCCAGTGGTACTGGCAGCCGATGCGCTGCAGCCAGCCCGGCTGTTCGGCCATGGCCGCGTCGGTGAACGGATCGGTGAAGTTGATGTGGGCGCTGGAGAGCCCTTCGATCTCCAGGTAACCCGGTAGGCTCTTGAGCAGTTCGAAGCCGTCCTCGACCGACGCCGCCAACAGCCGCGGGCCGCTGACCGGGCTGAACGGCACGGCCACCAGCAGCTTGGGGTAGTAGTCGATGCCGGCCCGGGCGCAGGCATCGGCCCAGCCGTGATCGAACACGTACTCGCCGTAGGAGTGCCACTTGCGGTAGGCGGGCAGCGCAGCGATCAGCCGGTCGTTTTCGACGTGCAGCAGATGCTCCGCTTGCCAGCCCGTGTGCGCGCCGACGCTGCCGCTCTCCTCCAGCGCCGCGAGGAAACCATGGCGCAGGAACGGCTGGTTCTCCGGCACCAGCGCATCCCAGTCGGCGGATGCGATTTGCGACAGTTCGTGCAGGCGTTGCAGCGGCATTTTCCTCTCCGGTTCGGGGCGTGACAGCCCGCCGAGTATCGCCGATCGGCCTGTCGTTGCACACGTTGAAATCGGCGACAGCGCTCTGGCCCGATAGTTCAGGGCGGTTTTGTATCGTCACGAACCTGCCATCACTGTGCCACTGCTCTGTCATAAACCGTCGCGATACTGGCGCCTGTTTTTAGAGCGCCGGGTTCTACCCGGACACTGTTTTCCGACCGTCAAACCGTCGGTTGTGCCCAGGATGGCTTCGCCATCCCCTCTCATCTTCGGAGATTGCTATGCGTCTTGCTTCCACGAAAACTGCGGCGGCCCTGTGCGGTGGCCTGCTGCTGGCCATGAGTGTTCCGGCCAGTGCCGCGGTCGACGCCAAACTGCTCGACATGCTCAAGGCCAACGGTTCGATCACCCAGGCGCAGTACATCGAACTGCAGACCGAGCTGGCCAAGGACCAGAAGGCCCAGCAAATCGCCCAGCAGGCGCAGCAAGAGACCAACGAACAAGTGGCCGCCGTCGCGAAGAAGGCCAACGAACAGAGCGCCTTCGACCAGAAGCTGGCGTGGGCCGCCAAGACCCAGTTCAAGGGTGACGTGCGCATCCGCCAGGAAACCGTCAAGATCGACGGCGAGTCGAACAACGGCGGCCGCGACAAGGACCGTCAGCGCATCCGTGCCCGCCTGGGCGCCTACAGCGAAATCAACCCGCAGGTGGACACCGGCATCCGCATCGCCACCGGCGGCGGCGACGACGCCCGCTCCACCAACCAGGACATGGACAACTACTTCGACAAGAAGCAGATCTGGCTGGACCTGGGCTACATCGACTACCACCCGGACGCCATCAAGAACCTGCACGTGATCGGCGGCAAGATGCTGCAGCCGTGGGTCAGCATGGGCGACGTGATCTGGGACAGCGACATCAACCCCGAAGGCCTGGCCGTCACCTACAAATACCCGTTGGGCAGCAGTGCCGAACTGTTCGGCAGCCTGGGCAACTACACCCTCAAGGACAACGTCGACGGCGAAGGCGTGCAGTTCCGCCACGACCTGCGCCTGACCGCCGGCCAACTGGGCAGCCGCTTCGCCATCACCGACAACCTGAAACTGACCCTGGGCGGCAGCGTCTACGCCTACCAGAACGACGAAGACAGCCGCTGCACCGGCACCTCCACCCCGTGCGCCCTGTCGGTCAACGGCAACTCGGCCAACAACCAGTTCCGCCTGTACGAAGGCTTCAGCCAGATCGACATCGGCGGCCTGCCGATGCCGCTGTCGTTCTACGGCCAGTACGTGAAGAACAACGATGCGGTGACCGATGCGGACACCGCATGGCTGGTGGGCGCCAAGTCGAAGGTCTTCGGCCTGAACCTGGACTACAACTACCGCGACGTGCAGCGCGACGCCGTGGTCGGCGCCTTCACCGACTCGGACTTCGCCAACGGCACCACCGGCTCCCGCGGCCACAAGTTCAAGGTCGGTTACGACATCGACAAGAACTTCGCCATCGGCGCCACGTACTTCCTGACCAAGGCCGACTTCTCCAGCCGCACCCAGCGCGACGCAGACACCAACACCCTGCAGTTGGACGCGGAAGCGAAGTTCTAAAGAAACAGCGACAAGCCTTGAGCCTCAAGCTGCAAGTCGAATGCCTCGACTTGCAGCCGAAGCCTGCGGCCTGGAGCTTGCGACTCAAGCCCGGTGCGGGCGGGACGATCCCCATCATCCGTTCGTGTCATCCGCACCGTGCCGTCCCCCTACCTGTGGCGAGGGAGCTTGCTCCCTCGCCACAGTGTTTTTGTCAGGAACGATCCTTCTGACGTTGCGCCGCCAGGCGCTCGGCCAACGCGTCCACGCCCTCCTCAGGCTTGGGCGGCATGGCCCGCAGCGTCGCCTGCATCAGCCGCATCTGACGGATGAACCGCCGGCAATTGCGGCAGAACATCAGGTGATGACGCACCATCAGCTTCTCGCGAAAGCTCAGCCGGCCATCGAGATAATCGCTGGATCGCGCCACTTGCTCCTTGCAGGTCAGCATTCTCCGGTCTCCTCAAAATGTTCCACGGTCGCAAAGACCTTCAAACGTGCCCGATGCAGCAGCACGCGGACATTGGAGAGCGAGATGTCCAGAAGATTACAGATATCCTCCAGCTCCAGGCCTTGTTGCTCGCGCAACGTCAACACGCTGCCCTGCAGCTGCGAAAGGCTTTGCAGGGTGTGCTCCAGACAGTCACGCAGTTCGCTCTCGGTCAGCAAGGCCTCGGGAGTGTCATGGTGCCAGGCGAACGGCGCCGCCCGCCAATGGCCGTCGCCCGGTGAGAAGCGGTCGTCATCGAGGGTGCCGTGCGGCGCCGGCAAATCGTCCAGCAGCACCTCGCGGCGGTTGCGCTTGTAGCGGCTCTTGGCCGAATTGGCGGTGATGGTCAGCAGCCAGGTCTTGAGGCTGGAGCGGCCCTCGAAACTGCCGAGATGGCGCACCACCGACAGCCAGGCATCCTGCACCACTTCCTCGACATGACGCTGGCCGACGATGGCATAGGCCACGGCGCGCATGGCGCTCTGGTAGGTCGAGACCAGTTCCTTGAAAGCCTTTTGCTCGCCGGCCAGCAAACGCGCCAGCAATTGGGTGTCGTCAACCGCCATCCATCAATCCCCTTGTCCCGGTTCCGAAAATGACGGCGGCAGGATCTCTCCTGCCGCCACTTTCGAAAATTACAGCGTTCGCGCTGATCCGGATGCAGGAAACTTCAGCGCGATTAAGAGGAAATGAAACGTCCCTTAACGCTTGCGCAGAATCACGCTGCCGATCGAATAGCCGGCACCGAACGAACTCAGCACCGCCAGCGAACCGGCCGCCAGGTCGTCCTGGTGCTTGTGGAACGCGATCACGGAACCGGCGGAGCTGGTGTTGGCGTAGGTGTCGAGGATCACCGGCGCCTCTTCTTCGGTGGCTTCGCGGCCCAGCAGCTTGCGCACGATCAGGTGATTCATGCTCAGGTTGGCCTGGTGCAGCCAGAAGCGCTTCACGTCGCCGACGTTGAGCTTGTTCTCTTCCAGGTGCTCGCCGATCAGCTCGGCCACCATCGGGCAGACGTCCTTGAACACCTTGCGGCCTTCCTGCACGAACAGCTTGTCGCGGGCGCCGACGCCCTCTTCCGCCGCGCGGTTGAGGAAGCCGAAGTTGTTGCGGATGTTGTTGGAGAACTTGGTCAGCAGCTTGGTGCTGACCACGTCGAACTGGTGCTTGGAGGTCGCAAGGTCGGCGCGCTCGATGACCACGGCGGTGGCGGCGTCGCCGAAGATGAAGTGGCTGTCGCGGTCACGGAAGTTCAGGTGGCCGGTGCAGACTTCCGGGTTGACCATCAGGATCGCCCGGGCCTGGCCCAGCTGCACGCTGTTGGCGGCGGCCTGGATGCCGAAGGTGGCGGACGAGCAGGCCACGTTCATGTCGAAGCCGAAGCCCTGGATGCCCAGCGCTTCCTGGACTTCGATGGCGATGGCCGGATAGGCGCGCTGCAGGTTGGAGCAGGCGACGATCACGCCGTCGATGTCGGCGGCGGTCTTGCCGGCGCGCTGCAGGGCCTGCTCGGCGGCGGCGGTGGCCATCTGGCAGAGCACCGACCATTCGTCGTTGGAACGCTCCGGCAGGCGCGGTGTCATGCGCGAAGGGTCGAGGATGCCGTCCTTGTCCATGACGAAGCGGCTCTTGATGCCGGAGGCTTTCTCGATGAACGCGGCGCTGGATTCGGTCAGGGCCTGGATCTCGCCGCGGGCGATGGCATCGGCGTTGTCGGCGTTGAACTGCGCAACGTAGGTGTTGAACGAGTTCACCAGTTCTTCGTTGGAGATGCTGTTGGCCGGGGTGTACAGGCCGGTGCCGCTGATGACGACGTTATGCATGGTCGTTTCTCTGATCTGTTCAGGCAGAAAGTGCTGGCACCGACGTGCCAACACGCAAAGGGTCTATTCCCGTCCGGTAGACGCAAAAACCGGGTGACGCTTTATTGCGCAGCGCATCCTGCGCCGGAGGCTCTAGGCCGTGAATCCGGCGTTTATGGTCGCGAAGTGTGCCATAAACCCAAGGTTTTGGCCTCTGTCCCACGCACAACGGACGATTGGCTGTGAGAGCGAGCCTGCCCGCGACGAGGGACTGTCAGACAATCGGTCAATCGTTGCCTGATGCTCCGTCATCGCGAGCAGGCTCGCGCCCGAAGGCTAGGCCTCGACCTGCGTCCACTGTTTGTTCAGGCGCTTGTCGGACACCGGCACCTTCGTCCCCAACTGCTGGGCGAACAGCGAAACCCGGTATTCCTCCAGCCACCAGCGGTACAGCTCCAACTGCGGATCGCGCTTGCCTTCCTGGGCGTGCTTGGCGGCGCGGGTCTGGTACTGCGTCCAGAGGCCGGCCAGCTCGCCGCTCCACACCCGGTCCTTCTGCACCTGGGCACCGAGCTTCTCGAACCGCTGCTCGACCGCCTTGAGGTAGCGCGGCAGTTCCTTGAGCCACAGCATCGGCGTTTCCCGCACGAAGCCCGGATACACCAACTGGCTGAGCTGCTGCTTGATGTCGTTCAGCGCGACGGCCTGGGCCAGGTCGATCTTGCCCTTGAAGCGTTTTTGCAGGCCGTGCCACAGCTTGAGGATCTCCAGCACCAGGCGCGCCACCCGTTCGGCATGCTCGGTCCAGGCGCCGCGCTTGCGCTCGGCCAGCGCCGCCAGACCGGCGCCGTCCCGGGGCAGCGGGTCTTCGCCCTCGAGGATGCAGGTGTCGAGGCTGGCCAGCAGGATGTCCTCGACCAGCGCCTCCACCCGCCCCAGTTCGCGGTACAGCAGGCCCAGCTCGGTCAGCCCCGGCAGCTTGCCGCGCAGGAACTTGGCCGGCTCGGCCAACTGTTGCAGCAACAGCCGCTGCAACGCACGGCGGTGCCGGAACTCGGCTTCGGCCGGCGTCGAGAAACGCCCTTCCTTGACCGTGCCGCCCTCTTCCACCAGCGCCGGGTACACCGTCATCGACAGCCCGGCGATCTTCTGCCGGGTCTTTTCCGCCACCGGCGCAAAGACCTTGGCCTCCACCGGCTGCTGCGCCTTGGCGCTCTGCGGCACGGCCAGCGCCGCTTGGCTGGCTTCGGCGAAACGCGCGGTGAGCTCGGCCAGGTCACGCCCTTCGCCGAGGAACTTGCCCTGGCCGTCGACGATTTCCAGGTTCATCCGCAGATGCCCTTCGACCTGCTGTCCGGCTTCGGCCCAGGCTTCGTCGCTGACCCGCGCACCGGTCATGCGCAGCAGTTCGCGGCCCAGGGCCTGGGGCAACGAGCCCTCGGCGAAAGCCATGCGCTGCAGCGCGGCCCTGACGAAGTCCGGCACCGGCACGAAGTTCTTGCGCAGGGCCTTGGGCAAGTTGCGCACCAGCGCAATGCACTTGGCTTCGATCAGCCCCGGCACCAGCCATTCCAGGCGCTCCGGCGGCAGCATCGGCAACAGCGGCGCCGGCACCCGCAGGGTCACGCCGTCGCGGGGGTGGTTAGGCTCGAAGTGATAACTGAGCGCCAGCTCCAGGTCGCCGATGTGCAGGGTGTCCGGGTAGTCCCGCGCGGTGACTTCGCTGGCCTCGCGGGCCAGCACGTCCTCTTCGCGCATGATCAGCAGTTGCGGATCCTTCTGGCTGTTGACCCGGTACCAACTGTCGAACGTGGCGGTCTGGTGAATCTCCGCCGGCAGGCGTGCGTCGTAGAAGGCGTACAGGGTCTCTTCGTCGGCCAGGATGTCGCGGCGCCGGGCCTTGGCCTCCAGTTCGTCGAGCTGCTCCAGCAGCTGCTTGTTCGCCGTCAGGCACTTGGCCCGGGACTGGATCTCCCCGCGCACCAGCCCTTCGCGGATGAACAGTTCCCGCGAGACCACCGGATCCACCGGGCCGTAATGCACCGGGCGGCGGCCGACCACGATCAGGCCGAACAGGGTGATCTGCTCGAACGCGATCACCTGGCCGCGCTTCTTCTCCCAGTGCGGTTCGAAGTGGTTCTTCTTGATCAGGTGCCCGGCCAAAGGCTCGATCCAGTCGGCATCGATCTTGGCCACCATCCGCGCGTAGAGCTTGGTGGTCTCCACCAGTTCGGCGGCCATCACCCACTGCGGGCGCTTCTTGCCGATCCCGGACGACGGGTGGATCCAGAAACGCCGCTGCCGGGCGCCGAGGTAATCGCCCTCTTCGGTCTTCTGGCCGATCTGGCTGAGCAGGCCCACCAGCACCGCCTTGTGGAACTTCGCGAAGTCCGCCGGCTCCTTGTTCAGGCTCAGCTGAAGGTCGCGGCAGATCAGGCTCAGTTGCCGATGGGCGTCGCGCCATTCGCGCAGGCGCAGGTAATTGAGGAAATTCTTGCGGCACCAGTTGCGCAGCGGGCTCGCGGTCAGCGCCTGGCGCTGCTCCTCGAAGCCGCGCCACAGGTTGACCAGCGCCGCGAAGTCCGAATCGGCGTCCTTCCACTGCGCGTGGGCCTGGTCGGCGGCCTGCTGGCGCTCCGGCGGACGTTCGCGCGGATCCTGCACCGACATGGCGCTGGCCACGATCAGCACTTCCTGAAGGCTGCCCAGGCGCGCCGCTTCCAGCAGCATGCGGCCCATGCGCGGATCCACCGGCAGGCGCGCCAGTTGGCGGCCGATCGGGGTCAGCTGATTGTTGCGGTCCACCGCCGACAGCTCTTGCAGCAGGTTGAAGCCGTCGCTGATCGCCTTGCCGTCCGGCGGCTCGATGAACGGGAACGCGGTGATGTCGCCGAGGCGCAGATGGAGCATCTGCAGAATCACCGCGGCCAGGTTGGTGCGCAGGATCTCGGGGTCGGTGAATTCCGGCCGGCCGAGGAAGTCCTCTTCGCTGTACAGGCGCACGCAGATGCCCGGCTCGACCCGCCCGCAACGGCCCTTGCGCTGGTTGGCGCTGGCCTGGGAAACCGCCTCGACGGGCAGGCGCTGCACTTTGGCGCGGTAGCTGTAGCGGCTGATGCGGGCGGTGCCGCTGTCGATCACGTAACGGATGCCCGGCACGGTCAGCGAGGTTTCGGCGACGTTGGTCGCCAGCACCACGCGCCGGCCCGGGTGGGACTGGAAGATCCGCTGCTGCTCGGCCGGCGACAGGCGCGCGTACAGCGGCAGGATTTCGGTGTGCTTGAGCTGGGCCTTGCGCAGCATTTCGGCGGCGTCGCGGATCTCCCGCTCGCCCGGCAGGAACACCAGCACATCGCCGGGGCTGCGGCGCTCGCTGCGCTCGTAGGCGGCGATTTCGTCGAGGGTGGCGAGGATCGCCTGATCCACGGTCAGGTCGTCTTCGACCCGGTTGCCCTCTTCGTCCTGCTCCAGGGTCAGCGGGCGGTACCAGGTCTCCACCGGGAAGGTGCGGCCGGAGACTTCCACGATCGGCGCATCGTCGAAGTGCCTGGAGAAGCGCTCCAGGTCGATGGTCGCCGAGGTGATGATGACCTTCAGGTCCGGACGGCGCGGCAGCAGGGTCTTCAGGTAGCCCAGCAGGAAATCGATGTTGAGGCTGCGTTCGTGGGCCTCGTCGACGATGATCGTGTCGTAGCGTTCCAGGTAACGGTCGTTCTGGGTCTCCGCCAGCAGGATGCCGTCGGTCATCAGTTTGATCAGGGTGTTGGAATCGCTCTGGTCCTCGAACCGCACCTGATAGCCGACCAGCGCGCCCAGCGGCGTGCCGAGTTCTTCGGCGACCCGGCTGGCGACGCTGCGCGCGGCGATCCGGCGGGGCTGGGTGTGGCCGATGAGGCCGTGCCGGCCGCGGCCGATCTCCAGGCAGATCTTCGGCAACTGGGTGGTTTTGCCCGAGCCGGTCTCGCCGGCGATGATCAGCACCTGATGCTGTTCAAGCGCCTTTTTGATCTCGTCACGCTTGGCGGCGATGGGCAGGCTGTCGTCGTAGCGGATCGCAGGCACGCTGGCCTTGCGCGCCAGCACCTGGTCGCAGGACGCCTGCATGCGCGCGACCCACTGGGCCAGCTTGGCCTCGTCGGGTTTCTTGCGCTGCTCAAGCAACTGCCGGCGCAACCGGTGGCGGTCGGCGAGCATGGCGTGGTCGAGGTTCTTCAGCAGTTTGTCGATGGAGGGCGATTCGTCGGTCATCGGGTACGCAATTCGGTAGTCTGGTGGCGCAAGGGGGCGATTGTCGCAGAAAAGCAGCGGCAAGCGGCAAGCCGTAAGCCGCAAGGTAGCTGCAAGCGGCAAGCTGTAAGCTGCAAGATGAATGTGACCTTCGGCTTACCGCTTACCGCTTGCCGCTTGCAGCTTGCCGCTTGAAGCTTGAAGCTTGAAGCTTGCAGCTTGTGGCTTGCCGCTTACGGCTGCCCTATTCGTTATCCAGCCCTTTGCGCCGGTACGGGAACACATCGATCACTTTCCCCGCCCGGATCGCCTCTTGCAGGCCCTTCCAGTAGTCGGCGTTGTACAGCTCGCCGTGCAACTGGTCGAACAGCTTGCGCTGCCCGGCGTCGGCGAACAGGAACGGCGGGAATTCCTCCGGGAACACGTCCAGCGGCCCGATCGAGTACCACGGCTCGGAGGCCATTTCGTCCTCCGGGGTGCGCGGTGGCGGGATGTGGCGGAAGTTGGCCTCGGTGAGGAA from Pseudomonas ekonensis encodes the following:
- a CDS encoding GNAT family N-acetyltransferase, which encodes MPLQRLHELSQIASADWDALVPENQPFLRHGFLAALEESGSVGAHTGWQAEHLLHVENDRLIAALPAYRKWHSYGEYVFDHGWADACARAGIDYYPKLLVAVPFSPVSGPRLLAASVEDGFELLKSLPGYLEIEGLSSAHINFTDPFTDAAMAEQPGWLQRIGCQYHWQNRGYRDFQDFLDGLSSRKRKQMRKEREQVAGQGFSFQWLEGRELDEAQWDFVYACYANTYAVRRQAPYLTRAFFSLLAERMPEAIRVVLAKQGSRPVAMAFSLVGGDSFYGRYWGCLAEFDRLHFETCFYQGMDYAIAEGFQRFDAGAQGEHKLIRGFEPVITRSWHYLRHPGLKAAVKDFLRQERAGVLAYAEEARAALPYRQA
- a CDS encoding putative porin, which translates into the protein MRLASTKTAAALCGGLLLAMSVPASAAVDAKLLDMLKANGSITQAQYIELQTELAKDQKAQQIAQQAQQETNEQVAAVAKKANEQSAFDQKLAWAAKTQFKGDVRIRQETVKIDGESNNGGRDKDRQRIRARLGAYSEINPQVDTGIRIATGGGDDARSTNQDMDNYFDKKQIWLDLGYIDYHPDAIKNLHVIGGKMLQPWVSMGDVIWDSDINPEGLAVTYKYPLGSSAELFGSLGNYTLKDNVDGEGVQFRHDLRLTAGQLGSRFAITDNLKLTLGGSVYAYQNDEDSRCTGTSTPCALSVNGNSANNQFRLYEGFSQIDIGGLPMPLSFYGQYVKNNDAVTDADTAWLVGAKSKVFGLNLDYNYRDVQRDAVVGAFTDSDFANGTTGSRGHKFKVGYDIDKNFAIGATYFLTKADFSSRTQRDADTNTLQLDAEAKF
- a CDS encoding anti-sigma factor family protein, which gives rise to MLTCKEQVARSSDYLDGRLSFREKLMVRHHLMFCRNCRRFIRQMRLMQATLRAMPPKPEEGVDALAERLAAQRQKDRS
- a CDS encoding RNA polymerase sigma factor; amino-acid sequence: MAVDDTQLLARLLAGEQKAFKELVSTYQSAMRAVAYAIVGQRHVEEVVQDAWLSVVRHLGSFEGRSSLKTWLLTITANSAKSRYKRNRREVLLDDLPAPHGTLDDDRFSPGDGHWRAAPFAWHHDTPEALLTESELRDCLEHTLQSLSQLQGSVLTLREQQGLELEDICNLLDISLSNVRVLLHRARLKVFATVEHFEETGEC
- a CDS encoding beta-ketoacyl-ACP synthase III — encoded protein: MHNVVISGTGLYTPANSISNEELVNSFNTYVAQFNADNADAIARGEIQALTESSAAFIEKASGIKSRFVMDKDGILDPSRMTPRLPERSNDEWSVLCQMATAAAEQALQRAGKTAADIDGVIVACSNLQRAYPAIAIEVQEALGIQGFGFDMNVACSSATFGIQAAANSVQLGQARAILMVNPEVCTGHLNFRDRDSHFIFGDAATAVVIERADLATSKHQFDVVSTKLLTKFSNNIRNNFGFLNRAAEEGVGARDKLFVQEGRKVFKDVCPMVAELIGEHLEENKLNVGDVKRFWLHQANLSMNHLIVRKLLGREATEEEAPVILDTYANTSSAGSVIAFHKHQDDLAAGSLAVLSSFGAGYSIGSVILRKR
- the hrpA gene encoding ATP-dependent RNA helicase HrpA; the encoded protein is MTDESPSIDKLLKNLDHAMLADRHRLRRQLLEQRKKPDEAKLAQWVARMQASCDQVLARKASVPAIRYDDSLPIAAKRDEIKKALEQHQVLIIAGETGSGKTTQLPKICLEIGRGRHGLIGHTQPRRIAARSVASRVAEELGTPLGALVGYQVRFEDQSDSNTLIKLMTDGILLAETQNDRYLERYDTIIVDEAHERSLNIDFLLGYLKTLLPRRPDLKVIITSATIDLERFSRHFDDAPIVEVSGRTFPVETWYRPLTLEQDEEGNRVEDDLTVDQAILATLDEIAAYERSERRSPGDVLVFLPGEREIRDAAEMLRKAQLKHTEILPLYARLSPAEQQRIFQSHPGRRVVLATNVAETSLTVPGIRYVIDSGTARISRYSYRAKVQRLPVEAVSQASANQRKGRCGRVEPGICVRLYSEEDFLGRPEFTDPEILRTNLAAVILQMLHLRLGDITAFPFIEPPDGKAISDGFNLLQELSAVDRNNQLTPIGRQLARLPVDPRMGRMLLEAARLGSLQEVLIVASAMSVQDPRERPPERQQAADQAHAQWKDADSDFAALVNLWRGFEEQRQALTASPLRNWCRKNFLNYLRLREWRDAHRQLSLICRDLQLSLNKEPADFAKFHKAVLVGLLSQIGQKTEEGDYLGARQRRFWIHPSSGIGKKRPQWVMAAELVETTKLYARMVAKIDADWIEPLAGHLIKKNHFEPHWEKKRGQVIAFEQITLFGLIVVGRRPVHYGPVDPVVSRELFIREGLVRGEIQSRAKCLTANKQLLEQLDELEAKARRRDILADEETLYAFYDARLPAEIHQTATFDSWYRVNSQKDPQLLIMREEDVLAREASEVTARDYPDTLHIGDLELALSYHFEPNHPRDGVTLRVPAPLLPMLPPERLEWLVPGLIEAKCIALVRNLPKALRKNFVPVPDFVRAALQRMAFAEGSLPQALGRELLRMTGARVSDEAWAEAGQQVEGHLRMNLEIVDGQGKFLGEGRDLAELTARFAEASQAALAVPQSAKAQQPVEAKVFAPVAEKTRQKIAGLSMTVYPALVEEGGTVKEGRFSTPAEAEFRHRRALQRLLLQQLAEPAKFLRGKLPGLTELGLLYRELGRVEALVEDILLASLDTCILEGEDPLPRDGAGLAALAERKRGAWTEHAERVARLVLEILKLWHGLQKRFKGKIDLAQAVALNDIKQQLSQLVYPGFVRETPMLWLKELPRYLKAVEQRFEKLGAQVQKDRVWSGELAGLWTQYQTRAAKHAQEGKRDPQLELYRWWLEEYRVSLFAQQLGTKVPVSDKRLNKQWTQVEA